A genomic stretch from Arachis stenosperma cultivar V10309 chromosome 3, arast.V10309.gnm1.PFL2, whole genome shotgun sequence includes:
- the LOC130965960 gene encoding uncharacterized protein LOC130965960 produces the protein MVRADASVSIKVLLNATAAHFGFRPTYRRVWMAKQKSIALIYGDWDESYNDLPRWVLGVQLTMPGSVVVLKTSPVRVGGQVDESQAYFHRLFWTFPPCIEAFRHCKPLISIDGTHLYGKYGGTLLIAIAQDGNSNILPVAFALVEGENAESWTFFLSHLRQHVTPQPGLLVISDRHNGIKAALEAPDGGWLPPSAYRAFCIRHVAANFALTFKGKDARRLLVNAAYAKTEVEFDYWFDILRSEDPAMCEWANRIDYSLWTQHRDEGRRFGHMTTNISECVNSILKGVRNLPVASLVKATYCRLAELFVRKGREAEAQMGTGQQFSQHLVKCIEANMKTARCFTVTLYDRDNSEFTVAETTPTGSFSLGTYRVSLASRTCDCGYFQALHFPCQHALACCAYSRVTWTSYVHSVYQISSVFNVYRMGFTPPIPEGFWPPYDGPTVIPDPAMRRAREGRPRSTRIRTNMDEADPNRPKRCGLCRQPGHTRRSCPQVARHVVPILADFSVRGLDQLAFGSPFAIVSALAVISPVAAVSPLKVSGPALTKNTCFKETIGKRRFGYRDCDAFHDAGLQSNTCIPFDFLKFRAYDNAAIKCNGREAVTNFEPSGIHNLELNLSIATPGHGLKENRGQLQFSWVPYSMHARRTMV, from the exons ATGGTTAGGGCCGATGCATCCGTGAGCATCAAGGTGCTCCTGAACGCCACGGCAGCGCACTTTGGTTTTAGGCCGACTTACCGGAGGGTTTGGATGGCGAAGCAGAAATCTATTGCCCTCATATACGGTGACTGGGATGAGTCCTACAACGACCTGCCTAGGTGGGTCTTGGGTGTCCAGCTGACGATGCCTGGGAGTGTTGTGGTCCTGAAGACGAGCCCGGTTCGAGTTGGAGGACAGGTGGACGAATCTCAAGCGTACTTCCACAGACTTTTCTGGACTTTCCCGCCCTGCATCGAGGCATTCCGTCATTGCAAGCCGCTAATCAGCATTGACGGCACACATTTGTATGGGAAGTATGGGGGAACGTTGCTCATCGCGATTGCACAGGATGGGAACTCCAACATTCTACCTGTGGCATTCGCACTAGTAGAGGGTGAGAACGCGGAATCCTGGACATTCTTTCTCTCACACCTTCGACAGCACGTGACCCCGCAGCCCGGTCTGCTGGTTATATCGGACAGGCACAACGGCATCAAGGCTGCACTTGAGGCCCCTGACGGCGGTTGGCTACCGCCATCTGCGTACCGTGCATTCTGCATACGACACGTTGCGGCTAATTTTGCCCTAACCTTCAAGGGCAAAGATGCTAGGAGGCTACTAGTGAACGCGGCGTATGCGAAGACCGAGGTTGAATTTGATTACTGGTTTGATATCCTGCGATCTGAAGATCCGGCGATGTGTGAGTGGGCGAACCGGATTGATTACTCGTTGTGGACTCAGCATCGTGATGAGGGGCGGAGATTCGGTCACATGACGACGAACATCTCCGAGTGTGTGAACTCTATCCTGAAGGGGGTCAGAAATCTCCCTGTAGCATCCCTGGTGAAGGCAACATATTGTAGGCTTGCGGAACTGTTTGTTCGCAAGGGGAGAGAGGCTGAGGCCCAGATGGGAACAGGACAACAATTCAGTCAGCATTTGGTGAAGTGTATTGAGGCCAACATGAAGACGGCCAGGTGCTTCACGGTGACGCTGTATGACCGGGATAACTCCGAGTTCACTGTAGCAGAGACTACTCCGACTGGTTCTTTCTCCTTGGGTACTTACAGAGTATCACTTGCCTCTCGGACATGTGACTGCGGGTACTTCCAGGCTCTTCATTTCCCGTGTCAGCACGCACTTGCGTGCTGTGCATACTCACGGGTCACCTGGACCTCTTACGTTCACAGCGTCTATCAGATTAGCTCGGTCTTCAATGTGTATCGGATGGGATTCACACCTCCCATCCCGGAGGGCTTCTGGCCACCTTACGACGGGCCCACAGTGATTCCAGACCCTGCCATGAGGCGTGCCAGAGAGGGTCGTCCTAGATCCACTAGGATACGGACGAACATGGACGAGGCGGATCCGAATCGGCCAAAGAGGTGCGGCCTATGTCGCCAACCTGGACACACGCGACGTAGTTGCCCACAG GTAGCTCGGCACGTGGTCCCCATCCTCGCCGACTTCTCTGTCCGTGGCTTGGACCAACTCGCCTTCGGGTCACCATTTGCCATCGTCTCTGCTCTCGCCGTCATCTCGCCGGTTGCTGCCGTGTCTCCGTTGAAGGTTAGTGGCCCTGCTCTCACAAAAAATACATGTTTCAAAGAAACTATTGGTAAAAGGCGTTTCGGTTATAGAGATTGCGATGCTTTTCATGATGCAG GGCTCCAATCCAATACGTGTATCCCttttgattttctgaaattCAGAGCTTATGACAATGCTGCTATCAAATGCAATGGAAGGGAAGCAGTGACTAACTTTGAGCCAA GTGGCATTCATAATCTTGAACTTAATTTGAGCATAGCAACTCCAGGACATGGTCTGAAAGAAAATAGGGGGCAACTCCAGTTCTCCTGGGTCCCTTACAGCATGCATGCTAGAAGAACAATGGTATAG
- the LOC130965962 gene encoding uncharacterized protein LOC130965962, whose protein sequence is MASEESFVVLVHHRGSVNRKTRSGVKFTDKNPLCIVITSTTSYDDLVSAVLMKLGLEGAKRVKKFFYRIPVTVLQNTVKYDCFTINNDADLQVMFLCRRQFPEVRTPELLARLVDVVSSSGGSNRNMNTIANAAGSSSRPAVASSSVPVYEPVVQHVASPSFAVDLNATEGDEVVERENLPNTLVGVAPVGVGDGFLDDEDEDDVEPDMIDDDSADDIGATGPALEVGGSSSGTQQYPPHFSSLDLDAMRHEGVLGHAVGFGARDAEGSTGLTEFQVGQQFQDKDEALLSVKTYSIRRGVQYKVVESDHRRYVGKCSEFGNGCTWLIRLSLRKRKGIWEVNGTMDLTLAWPHPSLVTTGVWIIM, encoded by the coding sequence atggctagtgaggagagttttgTTGTTTTGGTGCACCACAGAGGATCTGTTAATAGAAAAACTCGTTCCGGAGTAAAGTTCACAGATAAGAATCCTCTATGTATTGTCATAACATCTACGACGAGTTACGATGACCTTGTTAGCGCTGTACTAATGAAGCTTGGTCTGGAGGGTGCGAAGCGGGTAAAGAAGTTTTTCTATCGCATTCCAGTCACGGTGCTACAGAATACGGTGAAGTATGATTGCTTCACGATTAATAATGATGCGGACTTGCAAGTAATGTTTCTCTGTCGGCGGCAGTTTCCGGAGGTGAGGACACCGGAGTTGTTGGCCCGGCTGGTTGATGTTGTATCCAGCTCCGGCGGTTCGAACAGGAATATGAACACTATAGCGAATGCAGCAGGTTCTAGTTCCCGGCCTGCCGTTGCTTCCTCGTCCGTCCCTGTGTACGAACCAGTGGTCCAACATGTCGCCTCCCCATCTTTCGCTGTTGACCTCAATGCCACCGAAGGCGACGAGGTAGTGGAAAGGGAAAATTTGCCGAACACTTTAGTGGGAGTTGCACCTGTTGGCGTAGGAGACGGTTTTTTGGACGATGAAGACGAGGATGACGTCGAGCCGGATATGATTGACGATGATAGCGCTGATGATATTGGAGCGACTGGGCCTGCATTGGAGGTAGGTGGTTCTAGCTCTGGCACACAGCAGTATCCACCACATTTTTCCTCATTGGACTTGGATGCCATGAGACATGAGGGGGTTTTAGGGCACGCTGTTGGATTCGGAGCTAGAGATGCGGAAGGGAGTACTGGTCTGACAGAGTTCCAGGTTGGTCAGCAATTCCAGGATAAAGATGAGGCCCTTTTAAGTGTGAAGACTTACAGCATCCGGCGAGGGGTACAGTACAAGGTGGTGGAGTCCGATCACCGCCGGTATGTGGGCAAGTGTTCCGAGTTTGGGAATGGGTGCACATGGTTGATTCGACTGAGTCTCCGGAAGCGCAAGGGCATCTGGGAGGTCAACGGTACAATGGACCTCACACTTGCCTGGCCACATCCATCTCTAGTGACCACAGGAGTTTGGATTATCATGTGA